The genomic segment GGGACGAGAAATTGGGTTTACAAGTTTATGTAGCATACAATCTCCGGTTTCATCCTATTCTTCAGCGTTTAAAGACTCTGCTGGCGCAGGAGAAGATTTTATCTGTTGCTGCATATGCGGGACAATACTTGCCAGATTGGCGACCGCAACGGGATTACCGGCTTAGCTATTCCTCTAATAAAGAGGAGGGCGGCGGTGTACTCAGAGATTTGAGCCATGAGCTCGATTATTTGATCTGGTTGTTTGGAACATGGTCAAGGCTAACTGGCCTTGGCGGGCATTACAGCACTTTAGCAACGACAGGTGATGATATTTGTGGTGTCATGATGGAGACCCAAAAAACGCCTCTTGTGACGCTTCAACTGAATTATATGGATAGGCCTGGCCGCCGAGAAATAGTGGTTGTGACGGATCGTCATACTTATAAAGCAGATCTAACGAAAGCATCGCTTGAAACAGATGGGCAGGTGGAGCATT from the Paenibacillus sp. BIHB 4019 genome contains:
- a CDS encoding Gfo/Idh/MocA family oxidoreductase — translated: MRALVVGYGSIGERHARILNKLLVETAVVSSRAIDFPVTFQTLEQAVAEFQPHYIVIANKTSDHYTSLSILARLKWQGKVLVEKPLFHKNKAWDEKLGLQVYVAYNLRFHPILQRLKTLLAQEKILSVAAYAGQYLPDWRPQRDYRLSYSSNKEEGGGVLRDLSHELDYLIWLFGTWSRLTGLGGHYSTLATTGDDICGVMMETQKTPLVTLQLNYMDRPGRREIVVVTDRHTYKADLTKASLETDGQVEHFQVERDLTYLAQHMAILNDTVEHVCSYSEGLQTVQMINRIEQAIVSKEWVYNE